A single window of Ananas comosus cultivar F153 linkage group 19, ASM154086v1, whole genome shotgun sequence DNA harbors:
- the LOC109724599 gene encoding 60S acidic ribosomal protein P1-like, which yields MAAIGELACTYAALILHEDGIPITAEKIATIVKASNLKIDSYWPALFAKLLQKRNIDDLILSVGSGGGGAAVAVSAAPAGGAGAAAAPAAAPAAEEKKEEPKEESDDDMGFSLFD from the exons ATGGCTGCGATCGGAGAGCTTGCCTGCACCTACGCCGCGCTCATCCTCCACGAAGATGGCATCCCAATCACG GCGGAGAAGATCGCGACCATTGTGAAGGCGTCGAACTTGAAGATCGATTCGTACTGGCCCGCGCTCTTCGCCAAGCTCCTTCAGAAGAGGAACATCGACGATCTCATCTTGAGCGTCGGATCTG gcggaggcggcgctgCAGTTGCCGTTTCCGCTGCTCCGGCCGGCGGTGCTGGTGCCGCCGCTGCTCCTGCTGCCGCCCCAGCGGCCGAGGAGAAGAAG GAGGAGCCCAAGGAAGAGAGCGACGACGATATGGGCTTCAGCTTGTTTGATtag